A single window of Ovis aries strain OAR_USU_Benz2616 breed Rambouillet chromosome 24, ARS-UI_Ramb_v3.0, whole genome shotgun sequence DNA harbors:
- the CLDN3 gene encoding claudin-3 → MSMGLEIAGTSLAVLGWLCTIVCCALPMWRVTAFIGSSIITAQITWEGLWMNCVVQSTGQMQCKVYDSLLALPQDLQAARALIVVAILLAVFGLLVALVGAQCTNCVQDDTAKAKITIVAGVLFLLAALLTLVPVSWSANTIIRDFYNPLVPEAQKREMGSALYVGWAASALQLLGGALLCCSCPPRDNYAPTKIVYSAPRSTGPVTGTGTAYDRKDYV, encoded by the coding sequence ATGTCCATGGGCCTGGAGATCGCGGGCACCTCGCTGGCCGTGCTGGGCTGGCTGTGCACCATAGTGTGCTGCGCGCTACCCATGTGGCGCGTGACGGCCTTCATCGGCAGCAGCATCATCACGGCGCAGATCACCTGGGAGGGCCTGTGGATGAACTGCGTGGTGCAGAGCACCGGCCAGATGCAGTGCAAGGTGTACGACTCGCTGCTGGCGCTGCCGCAGGACCTGCAGGCGGCCCGCGCCCTCATCGTCGTCGCCATCCTACTGGCCGTCTTCGGGCTCCTCGTGGCGCTCGTGGGCGCCCAGTGCACCAACTGCGTGCAGGACGACACGGCCAAGGCCAAGATCACCATCGTGGCGGGCGTGCTCTTCCTGCTGGCCGCCCTGCTGACACTTGTGCCGGTGTCCTGGTCGGCCAACACCATCATCCGGGACTTCTACAACCCGTTGGTGCCGGAGGCTCAGAAGCGCGAGATGGGCTCCGCCCTGTACGTGGGCTGGGCGGCGTCGGCGCTGCAGCTGCTGGGGGGCGCGCTGCTCTGTTGCTCCTGCCCGCCGCGCGACAATTACGCGCCGACCAAGATCGTCTACTCGGCGCCGCGCTCCACCGGGCCGGTCACGGGCACCGGCACGGCCTACGACCGCAAGGACTACGTCTGA